The following nucleotide sequence is from Thermodesulfobacteriota bacterium.
ACAACTCTTTTAAGTCTCTTGGCATGTCTAACCCAAGCTTTGACCATGCTAAGTCCTGGCAGCTGTCTAACAAGACTCTTTCTGCCTTTGGAGTTTGCTTTTTCCATTGCTGCTAAGAGGTTCTCAGGAACTCTTTTCCCAAGCTCAACCACTGTGTCAACGCCGCTTGCTTCGAGCAGATCCGCATACTGGGTGCCGACCCCTTTGATTCTAAATAGGTCTATGCGGTTTACCCACTCCAAAATAAGCTTTGCCGAAACCCCTGAATCTTTCGCAAGTTTATTGCGCCCCTTTCTTGTAGCTCCTGCTTTCAAAAGAGCCTCTGAGGTGGAGATTCCAGCTTTTTGAAGCTGTTTTTGATACTTCTTACCGATGCCTTCTACTTTCGTAAGACTTGCCATAATGTAGCCTCCTTGTTAGGTCCTTATAAATCAGACTAGTACAAATCGGCTTTAATGTAAATAAAATTTTTTGAATCACTTATCTTCCCATGTGTATTTTTCTCTTAGTAAATTTCCGGTAGACAATTTCGATTGCTATCGATATTGCTATCATGCCAAACAGTATAAGAAGCTGAGTGCGGGTAGTGGCAGTACTGTAGGTCTGCCAGCTTAGTGCCACGAGTGCGATAAAGCATGAAATGGCCGCAAGCATAGAAATCCAAGCTCTGCTGTTTGTTTCTTTTGCTAATTTATAGTTCGCCATATTCACAGCCATAAAAATCAACAAAAACCCCGCGCTGCCCATTGTGGCAATTGCATGAAGTGGGATGAAATTTGCGATTATTAAAGTGAGTACAGCGAAAATTATCATTCCCTCAAGAGGTTGCTGGCGAATGGGGCGCTCAAGCTCCTTTGGAAGCTCCCC
It contains:
- a CDS encoding DUF4332 domain-containing protein, which translates into the protein MASLTKVEGIGKKYQKQLQKAGISTSEALLKAGATRKGRNKLAKDSGVSAKLILEWVNRIDLFRIKGVGTQYADLLEASGVDTVVELGKRVPENLLAAMEKANSKGRKSLVRQLPGLSMVKAWVRHAKRLKRVV